ACAGTCCCCAGATCAGTGCTCATACGGCACGATACACGCCCCGACGACAAGTAGTTTACCCTCGGGTAAACTACCCCGGAGTAAACCGTTCTATACTCGATCGGGTAAAGTACTTCACAAACCATATTTCGCGGCTTCGAGAAAGACTGGGTATGCCTGACGAGGGGTCGCCCGTCCCGGAGGAGGTCCTCACGAGCGCCAAAGAGCAACTCGATGCGGAGGACATCTCGCTTGCGGACAACGAGGAAATCCTTCACGCGCTGAGCGAGTTGACGCCGGTCTACCGGAACGACCGGTCGTACTTCGTGCTCGGGAACTACGACCGGGAACCGATCCGGCGGCTGAATCTGGTGGTGGATCGTCTCAACCGACGTACCGACGTGTACGCCTTCCGGATGGTCGACATTCGGGGCGAATGGGACAATAGCATCCAGAAGTTCTGTCTGATCGCGGATATCGTGACGTACCTCGTCGGGGTCGCCGAGAAGGAACCGAGCGACTTCCTCGTCGAACAGGGGCTCCTCGTCGGCACGACCGAGTACTTCTCGAAAAGCCACGTCCTCAAGCGAGAGTACGAGGACGAGGAGTATCCCTTCGGTTGGATGCAGGATGGTGTCTTCGAACTATTCGACCGGGAGGGACGACTGCACTGCTGGCGGACCGAGGAGGACCTCGTCGACGTAACTGGGGACCTTCCGTGACGGCGAGTGGGAGACCGATCTGTCTCACGACGTCAAGTGCGACGATCCTCGGCGTTCTCACTGGGCGCGTTCCGGGACGAACACGGAACCGGGTTCGACCTCGTGAGCGATATGAGCCGAGATTCGATCCGGGAATACGACCTCGAGATCGACATCCCGGAACTGGGCCTGCACGGCATTGCCAACCGCGCGGTGTTCGTCGTCGACGAGGACGGGACCGTCACCTACCGCTGGGTCGCCGACGACCCGACCAGCGAACCCGACTACGAGGAGATACTCGACGCGGTAGAGACAGCAGGAGCTGTTTTGAGGCGAAAGCAAACGCGAGTTTGCGATAGTCACGCAAAACGCTATCGTGTTCGTAATCGTAATCATCGATGGTGTTGTTATGGGTCGAACGACGTCCACGAAAAATCAGGATGCCCTGCCACAGGAACTCACCACACTCGACCGACGTCGTGTTACGGAACCAACGGTGCTGACCAACTTGAGAGACGACGGGAGCAACGTGGTGGCCGGCCGCTGTGACGTCACCTGCCAAGGGAGGGGACGGCGTGACAACCGATGAGTCGAAAACGGACACCGCCTACGAGGCGGCCCTGAACGAACACTACGGAGCGACGGACCTCGGCGACGAAATTCTCGACGCCCTCGAAGCCGCCGGGAAAGACGTCGACACACTCACTCGGGAGGATATTGCGTCGTTCGACGAGTTCCACATCCGCGGTCTCGAGGCGACCCGAGAAGTCGCCAACCTCGCGGAGGTGGAAGACCACGCTCGCATCCTCGACGTCGGATGCGGGATCGGTGGGCCTGCCCGCACCCTCGCTTCCGAGTTCGGTTGCGATGTCGTCGGAATCGATGTAGTCGAGGAGTACTGTCGGGCAGCGACCCTCTTTACTGATCGAGTAGGGTTGACCGACAACGTCCGCTTCCAGCACGGGAACGCCCTCGACCTGCCGTTCGCGGACGAGGAGTTCGATGTCGTCTGGTTCGAGCATACGCTGCTGAACATCGAGGCCAAGGGAGTGGCGATCGAGGAAGCGGGTCGTGTCCTCAGGCCGGGAGGTACACTTACACTGTACGAAATTTGTGCCGGACCTGGGGACGAACCGGTATTCCCGGTCCCCTGGGCATCGGATGGGTCTCTCAGCTACCTCGATCCACCTGAGAAACTCCGGGAGATCGTCCTCGATCGTGGCTTCGATGAGGCCGCCTGGAGGGACGTCACAGGGCCGAGCCTCGAGTGGTTTCGGAACGTGGTGGAGTCGATGCAATCGCGACCAGCGGATGCACCGCCGCCGCTCGGACTCAACCTTCTGATGGGAGCGGAAACGCCGATCAAAGCGGCGAACGTCGTCCGGAACCTCGAAGAAGAACGGATCGTCGTCGTCCAAGGCGTGTACGAGCGTATCGGTTAGGGCCGCAGGACCGCTACTAGCGCGTGTTCCAACCGCGCGTATCGATATTGGTCGAGAAATTCCAACATCCGCTGGGCTCGATCCGGATCGAGCATCGTCTTCGGTCGTGGTCGGGATCACTCGTCGGATTCGAGTTCGAGTCGTTGCAGACTATTGGCCACGACCGAGAGGAGGTAGACCACGGCGAATGCCGTCCCGGCCCAGAATCCAGATCGAATAGTTCCCACGTCGTTCGTATTCGCCACGGCGATGTAAACGGAGACGAGCGTGAACGCGACGATGATCATCATCGCAGCCCGTCCGTAGTGGGCGGACGAACGAGTGCGATAGTCATCCTGCTCGGCGGCCATATTTTTAAAACCGGCATCGAATGTTTTTGTTCTAACGGTTTACACTCTGCAAGTTCGGCACCGAACGATCGCTACAGCCTGACACCGAGCGCGAGAGTGGTGGACGTCGACGGCGAGCGAGGCTGCTGGGTTCAGTCTCCCTCGAGCCAGGCACGGCGAAGCCGGTCGACTTCTGCGGGGGTGACGTCGTCACGCTCGACTGCGGCTTCGATGTCCGCGTGCGTGACCGTGCCGCGTTCGAGAGCCCGCTGGAAGACGTTCTCGACGACGTCGACCGTCTCGTCGCCGTCGATCGGTCGCTGGCCGTTCCCGGTTTCGACGGTGCCCTCGAACGTGAATACGTCCCGATCCGTTTCCCCCTCGGGGAGTTCGACCGTGTACTCGAAGGTCGCCTCGGACGGTGACTCGCCGACGTCCCAGAACACCGTGACGCTCCCGTCGCACCGATCCACGGCGACCGGTTCGGGGGCGACATCGACGTCAGCAATCCCGCCGGGGACCGTCTCCCGGAGAGATACCCGATTCTGGACGTTCCGAAGCGAGACCGTTACCGGAACGGACTGGTCGGGCAAGACGTAGGTGCGGTGGATCGTGCGCGTCGCGTCGGGGCCGGCCTCGGCGGCGGTACCGTGTGATCCCTCGGCAGTGACCGCGTCGGCTCCCTCGGTGGCCGTGTCACGGTCCACGAACCGCGTCCAGACGACCAGCAGGCTCGGGAGGACGAACACGCTGGCGAGGAACGCGAAGACGATCGTGACGGCGGTGATGAGCCCGAACGACTGGAGGAACGGGAGGATGGCGACGAGCAACACGGCGAACCCGCTTGCGGTCGTCGCCGCGCTCGACAGGAGCGCGCCGCCAGTGCCGGTCACGGTCTCGTGCAGCGCCGCTGGGACCGTCTCCGCCTCCGTGAGTTCTTGGTTGAACCGCTCGCTGACGTGGAGACTGTAGTCGACGCCGAGTCCGATGGTGAGCCCGGTTATCATGCCGGTGACGATGTTGAACGGGACGTCCAGCAGCGCCATCGTGCCGAGTACCCACGTCAGGGTGAACGCGACGGGGACGATCGTGACGACGCCGAGCGAAGCGCTTCCGTCGGTGACACGGTAGGCCGTCGCGAGGACGACGAGCACCGACAGCAACGCGACGACCAGGCTCAGAAGCGCCGTCTCCGCGAGTTGGTCGGCCGTGATCTGGTTGACGATGACGTCGCCGGTCGCGATCGCCGAGACAGCCTCGCCGTCGGCGTCGGCTGCGACCCACTCCATCTGATCGCGGACGGTCTCGTCGTCGACGCCACCGTCGACGGTGACGACCATCCGGACGGCCCGGTACTCGCCGTCCTCGCGGTGGACGACGTCGGCGGCCGCCTCGGGTGCGACCCGGTAGAGTTCGTCGTAGACGGCAGTCACGTTCTCGTCGGGGACGCCGTCGCCGTCGGTGTCGGCGGCCGACAGCGTCCGGTCGAACGATTCGTCGTCCGCCGCGACGCGATCCATCACCGTGATCGGGTCGGTCACCGCGGCCTCACCGTCGGCGTACGTCTCCGTCGCCGACATGTCGCTCGCGTTCGCACGCGCCGTATCGAGCCGGTCGAGTGCCGCGGGATCGGTCACGTCGCCCCTGACGAGTATCGTGGCCGTGGTGTCCTGTCTGACGAAGTTCCGGTCCAGCGTGTCGATCGCCGTCTCCGCCGTATACGTCCCCGGCGCGATCGGATCGGGGAGGTCTTTCAGCCAGTCGGCGGGGTCCTCCGCGAGGAAGTCCGACTGTTCGAAGCTCGCGTCGATGTCCGTCGCCGCGTAGGCGCCCGTCGCGCTGACGAGGAGCGCAACGGCGATGACGACGTACGGGGCCTTCGCGGCGAGTGTCGCGCCGACGTTCAGGAGGCGGGTGACTGATCCGCCCCCGGTTCCGACGGCGGGTTTCATCCGGTCGATCCCCCACCCTTCGAGCAGTTCGTCGAGTTCGATTTTGAGGGCGGGGACGAGGAGACCGAAGACGAGCAGCGTGGCGACGATCCCGATCGCGCTGACGATACCGAGTTCCCGAAAGACCGCGAGCGGGCTCGTGAGGTTCGAGAGGAACCCGATGACGGTCGTCGTGGTGACGTAGACGAGCGCGACCCCGACGCTGCCGAGCGCGACGGCCATCGCGCGACTGGGGGGCGTCTCGCCGGCCTCACGCTCCTCGCGGTAGCGCATCACGACGTGGAGTCCGTAGTCGATGGAGAGTCCGATGAGCAAGACGAGCACGACGATGAACGGCTGGCTGAACGCGATGTCGAACCACCCCATCGCGCCGAACGTCCACACGAGAACGAG
The Salinilacihabitans rarus DNA segment above includes these coding regions:
- a CDS encoding class I SAM-dependent methyltransferase, with amino-acid sequence MTTDESKTDTAYEAALNEHYGATDLGDEILDALEAAGKDVDTLTREDIASFDEFHIRGLEATREVANLAEVEDHARILDVGCGIGGPARTLASEFGCDVVGIDVVEEYCRAATLFTDRVGLTDNVRFQHGNALDLPFADEEFDVVWFEHTLLNIEAKGVAIEEAGRVLRPGGTLTLYEICAGPGDEPVFPVPWASDGSLSYLDPPEKLREIVLDRGFDEAAWRDVTGPSLEWFRNVVESMQSRPADAPPPLGLNLLMGAETPIKAANVVRNLEEERIVVVQGVYERIG
- a CDS encoding MMPL family transporter, whose product is MSDTSGWISANARLVVAVMVVVSAAVAAGVPMVERSTSLDQFQTDAAEADALDYADENFSSETANTTSAQVLVRDDDVLDKGTLVSMLEYERALRTNETVDGTLVENDSIRSVANLVATAAIRDERAGELRTRERELASTEAALADALDSLGRNPNASVRPAFAAVDANTSVNLTAEEYALFADAVEERRGATDENAPTRGDATTEGNATGAAQNGTRDGTEPVTKRILAEEYANLSEDRRELADLDPDIETQIEGLQSLNDSEVETLAADVLAEDSSQSTRALAFMPDYYEPGSTETNATLLVVTQETPGGSFAPGDAPDAIEDSQAAMTALATDDDSMSVLVYGDGIVSTEIVDSMVDSVLLVGPLAVAFVLLVLVVVYRDPLDVLLGLLGIALVLVWTFGAMGWFDIAFSQPFIVVLVLLIGLSIDYGLHVVMRYREEREAGETPPSRAMAVALGSVGVALVYVTTTTVIGFLSNLTSPLAVFRELGIVSAIGIVATLLVFGLLVPALKIELDELLEGWGIDRMKPAVGTGGGSVTRLLNVGATLAAKAPYVVIAVALLVSATGAYAATDIDASFEQSDFLAEDPADWLKDLPDPIAPGTYTAETAIDTLDRNFVRQDTTATILVRGDVTDPAALDRLDTARANASDMSATETYADGEAAVTDPITVMDRVAADDESFDRTLSAADTDGDGVPDENVTAVYDELYRVAPEAAADVVHREDGEYRAVRMVVTVDGGVDDETVRDQMEWVAADADGEAVSAIATGDVIVNQITADQLAETALLSLVVALLSVLVVLATAYRVTDGSASLGVVTIVPVAFTLTWVLGTMALLDVPFNIVTGMITGLTIGLGVDYSLHVSERFNQELTEAETVPAALHETVTGTGGALLSSAATTASGFAVLLVAILPFLQSFGLITAVTIVFAFLASVFVLPSLLVVWTRFVDRDTATEGADAVTAEGSHGTAAEAGPDATRTIHRTYVLPDQSVPVTVSLRNVQNRVSLRETVPGGIADVDVAPEPVAVDRCDGSVTVFWDVGESPSEATFEYTVELPEGETDRDVFTFEGTVETGNGQRPIDGDETVDVVENVFQRALERGTVTHADIEAAVERDDVTPAEVDRLRRAWLEGD